The DNA window ACGGAACTGATAGCGGATTCGATTTTCCTGATCTATGTCGGTGCAGCCGTATTGGGGACGATTGCGCTGTATACAAAGCAGGTTCTGCCGGTGGTCTACATTATTCTGGGTGCGATCATCGGTCCTGGTGGTCTGGCGCTGATTCCGGAGATCACACAAGTGGAGAATCTCGCAAGCATCGGGATCATCTTTCTATTGTTTCTGCTCGGGATTGATCTTTACCCCCAGAAACTGCTGAATATTTTCCAGTCGGTCTCGACTGTCACACTGATCTCGTCAGTTGTATTTTTCTGTATCGGATTCGCAGTCGCTTCCCTTTTCGGATTCTCCGTCATCGAAGCGGTGATCACCGGTATTGCAACCGGGTTTTCCAGTACCATCATGGGCATCAAACTCTTACCCACGACAGCATTGCACCATCGGCACATCGGTGAACTGGTGATTGGAATTCTTCTGCTGCAGGATCTGCTGGCAATCTTTGCACTGGTGGTCATTCAGGGGCTCGGAGTGACGGGTGAAGTCAGTGTCCGAAATTTCCTGCCGGTGATTACACTGCCGGTGTTTGTAGCCATTGCATTTGTGCTTGAATACTTCGTGATTCGAAAATTACTCACGAAATTCGAGCAGATTCGAGAATATCTATTCCTGGTCATCGTCGGCTGGTGCCTGGGTCTGGGTGAGTTGGCTCACTCTGTCTTCGGGCTGTCACACGAGATAGGGGCGTTTGTCGCAGGCGTGACAGTCGCCGCATCCCCTATTGCACGCTATATTGCAGAACGTCTGCAAGCCCTCAGGGACTTTTTCATGGTTCTGTTTTTTGTTGCGATGGGCGCCCACTTCAACGGTGCCGCATTTGTTGAGGTCTTTGTACCGTCGCTTGTCTTGACTGTGCTGGTTCTTGCGATCAAGCCAACAGTCTATAGATTCCTTCTTGGGTTGTTCAAAGAGGAGAGAGAAACGGGTTGGGAAACCGGTTTCCGGTTGGGACAACTCAGTGAGTTTTCCATACTGATTGTTTTCATGGCAATAACGTCAGGCATTATCGGCGAAAATACCGCCAACTTCCTGATTGTGGCAACCGTGCTCACGTTCATCGGATCATCCTATCTGATTGTATTTCGCTACCCGAGTCCGGTGGCGCCTTCTGACCGGTTGCGTCGGGATTAGCTCGACAGCATGAATAGGACCGATATCAGTCAGTCTGTATCCAGCCCGGTTGTGATCGCAGGTTGCGGTTACACGGGAACTCGAATCGCTGCAAATTCCGTATCTGACGGGACCACAGTCATCGCACTTACAGCCAGTACGCGAGTTCCTGTTCAAGGTGTCGAATCGTTGCAATGCGACCTGGACTTGCCGCAGTCAAAGGATGTTTCGGCAGGGGATGGTGCTTGTGTGATCTATCTGGTTCCGCCGCCTCCGGAAGGAACCAAGGACACTCGGATTCGAAACTTCTTGAGCAACACCTTGGCAGAGGTTCCCCGGAAATTCGTCCTGATCAGTACCACGGGAGTTTACGGTGATGCTCGAGGGGACTGGGTTTGTGAAGACGATCCAGTCAATCCGCAGACAGATCGTGCCAGGCGCCGACTTGACAGCGAGCTTGTTGTGACAGACTGGGCTCGACAGAATTCGGTTGATGTGGTCATTCTTCGGGTTGGTGCGATTTACGGACCCGGCAGGGTTCCTGTCGAAAGACTGCGGCGGGGCGTCACCTTGCCACCCGCTGGCAGCAGCGGCTTTCTGAACCGAGTTCATGTGGACGACCTGACGGATGTATGCATGGCTGCGATGAGTTCGGATGCTGAGGGAATTTTCAACGTAACCGACGGACAACCATTGAGAATGATCGAATACATGAATCTGGTTGCGGAAATTTTCGATTTACCCCGGGTCATTGAATCCTCAAGTCCATCCGTACCTGAGTTGCACAGCAACTCATTGCGCCAGTATCTGAGCGAATCGCGTAAGGTCAATAACAGTCGCATGCTTGACGAGTTATCTGTCAACTTGCGATATCCGACTGCGAGACAGGGTCTGGAAGCGAGCTTTCGTGAGATGACACGTTCGGGTCAGCTGCATCAGGATTGAATGCATGATGGCACGTCGGGTCAACGGGCTGACCGGACGTGGCTGACGAGTGACATTTTTTCAGCAGTTCTCCTGTCTGCTGTCGATTGCCGCATGAAATACCCGGCTGGGCACGGCAACAACTGCCATTGCACACTGCTGCATCGCTGCTTCAGTGTCTTGGAAGCGTCTGGCAGTATTATGTCTGGAAATTACCCGCCATTCGAACCGGTTTCGTTAATGTCATCAGTGACAGCGGAATCAATACCCCAAATCCGCACATCATGACTGTTACGGCTAATATATATAATCATACACTTATAAAGTTTATTCTGCATAAATGAACTGTTGCAGAAGGGCGCGACACTGCCACCCCGAGAGCCCTGGAATTCGATGGGAAACACCGGGCAATGGTGAGTCAGTCTGAAACGCAGTCAGGAACATTCATGGCAAATCCGTTCTGTCTCCATGCTTCGTAGACCACGATTGCAACTGCGTTCGACAGGTTGAGGCTGCGGTTGTCCGGCAGCATCGGCAATCTCAGGCGATGCGCGGGGTCCACGCCGGATTTTACGAATTCCGGCAGCCCCGAGAGTTCTGATCCGAAAATCAGATTATCATGCGGTGCGTAATCGACGCCGGTGTAGACGTTTGAATGAAATTTCGAGAACGTGAAATTTCGACTGTTGCCGTGGATATCGGTGAAGTCCGAATAGGTGGGGTGTACACGAACATCGACCCATTCCCGGTAATCCAGCCCGGCCCGGCGCAGTTTCGAGTCTTCCAGCTCGAATCCCAACGGTTCGATCAGGTGCAGCCGGCAACCGGAATTCGCGCAAAGACGGATGATATTTCCGGTATTGGGCGGGATTTGAGGAGAAACAAGTACGACGTTGAACAAAATTGCAAGTAGAATAGGTCAGGATTGAAGTATTGATCGGATCATGGAGTCATATTATGTTAATTGGAAGGGCGTTTTTCCAGACACTGATCGTCGCAGGGATGGCTGTGACAACGATGCTGACTGCGACGAGTCTTGAGGCTGACTCCAAAGTCAAGCATGTTTTTGAGCTGTTTACCTCACAAAGCTGTTATTCCTGTCCGCCGGCGGAAAAATTGCTGGGCGAGATCATTGATGAGAACGATGAGATCCTTGGCCTTGAGTTCCATGTCGACTACTGGGACAACCTGGTCTATGGATCAGCGGGAAAGTGGCGGGACCCGTATTCTTCCGCCGAGTATAGCAAACGCCAAAGAGACTACAACCGACTGCGATTGAAAGGCCGCAAGGGAGTTTACACCCCGCAAATGATTGTGAATGGCAGACATGCCTTCGTCGGCAGCAAGATAAGCAAGGCGAACCAGCACATCAAACGGGAATCGGATCTGGTACTCGACCTGGATGCTGTCGTATCTGAATCCGGTGACCTGGTCGTCAGCGTAAAGGGCGAGCATGACACCAGGGCGAACGTCTGGCTGGTGATATACGAGATGAAACATGTTACCGAGGTGCCTTCCGGTGAGAACAAGGGAAAGACACTTGAGAATTTCAACGTGGTGCGCGATCTGAAGTCGATCGGAAAGTGGCGGGGCATGCCAGTCGAATATGAAACCGAAGTCGGGGTGCTGGATGAAAATCAGCATTGTGCGGTGATTGTTCAGCAGTACGACAGTTTCCTCCGCAGCGTTTCCGGCCCGATTATCGGTGCGGCAATTTGTAAAGTTGCGAGTTGACCTTTTTGTCCCAGCGACCTGCGAAAAAGGGTGCTGAGTGATTTGGGCTGAGAATCAATGCCAGCCCGGCATGGGCAGCAAGGTGATCCGCCGCACGGTTGAGACTCATCTGCCATCTTGCGACTGATCTGATCGAAGGCTACGTTGGTTTCAGGACAACCAACGCGACAATGGCAATCAGCAGGACGACCGGCACCTCGTTGAACCAACGATAGAACACGTGAGACCTCACATTGCTGCCTTTTTTGAAATCCAGCAGGTATTTCCAGCACCATAGATGATAGATGACCAGAACAATCACAAACAGCAACTTATAGAACAACCACGTACCTGTGAAGCCATAGTGCAGCCAAAGTGCCAATCCAGTCGCCAGTGCCAGTACAGCACTTGGAGTTGAGATTCCGAAGTACAGTTTTCGCTCCATGATCTTGAAACGCTCCCGACTGAGCTCATCTTCAGTCTGAGCGTGATAGACGAATAGACGCGGCAGGTAGAAAAGACCGGCGAACCAGGTCACAACGAAAACAATGTGGAAAGTTTTTGTCCAGAGCATATTGGGCATGAACCTGTCGGACGTGCGACAGTCCTGAATGAACAGGAAATTCATTAGGGAATTATAAACACGCCTCACCGGTCTGGACTGTCTTCCAATTCTATCGAGTCTGAAGATTTTCTTAAGTTGCGGGCATTGACACGCAACATGCCCGGAAACAGATTGACAATATGGATCTGCGCTTGATCGGACTCCAATCTGTGCGCCGAGTTGTGAGTCCAGCGGAGCCGTAAAACGCACCCTGCGTCCCCCTTTTTCGGCAAGTATGTACAACGGAAAAATCACATCTGCCTGATTTGAATCTCGGGTCTCCGAGCTTTATGGCGGAGGACCATAGTAAAATGTGATTTAATACGGTTGGATTCGGGATTGATTTCAACCGGAATTACACCACTTGGTCAGGAGGATTGACTCGTATATTGTGCCGAAAGAAGATCAGATTGAAATGAATGGCACTGTCCTGGAGACATTGCCGAACACAACGTTTCGGGTAAAACTGGACAACGATCACATCATCACAGCCCACATTTCGGGAAAGATGCGCAAGAACTACATTCGGATCTTACGGGGAGACCGGGTTGTCGTGCAGATTACACCATATGATTTGACCAAGGGACGAATTGTATATCGAGAACGGTAGTTCCCCCACAAGCCGCCAATAGTGAGTTTTTCAGTTTTTCAACTTCCCTGGTGGGGATATATCGTTGTCGCTTTAGCGCTGACGCATGTCACAATCGTCAGTGTCACTGTTTTCCTGCATCGCTGTCAGGCCCATCTGGCACTTGAGCTGCATCCGATTCTCAGTCACTTCTTTCGCTTTTGGCTTTGGTTTACGACTGGAATCGTAACCAAGGAATGGGTGGCGGTTCACCGTAAGCATCATGCTACAGTTGAATCTGAAGATGATCCGCATAGTCCCCAGCAGACCGGTATCAGTTCT is part of the Acidiferrobacterales bacterium genome and encodes:
- a CDS encoding cation:proton antiporter, with the protein product METELIADSIFLIYVGAAVLGTIALYTKQVLPVVYIILGAIIGPGGLALIPEITQVENLASIGIIFLLFLLGIDLYPQKLLNIFQSVSTVTLISSVVFFCIGFAVASLFGFSVIEAVITGIATGFSSTIMGIKLLPTTALHHRHIGELVIGILLLQDLLAIFALVVIQGLGVTGEVSVRNFLPVITLPVFVAIAFVLEYFVIRKLLTKFEQIREYLFLVIVGWCLGLGELAHSVFGLSHEIGAFVAGVTVAASPIARYIAERLQALRDFFMVLFFVAMGAHFNGAAFVEVFVPSLVLTVLVLAIKPTVYRFLLGLFKEERETGWETGFRLGQLSEFSILIVFMAITSGIIGENTANFLIVATVLTFIGSSYLIVFRYPSPVAPSDRLRRD
- a CDS encoding NAD-dependent epimerase/dehydratase family protein, which translates into the protein MNRTDISQSVSSPVVIAGCGYTGTRIAANSVSDGTTVIALTASTRVPVQGVESLQCDLDLPQSKDVSAGDGACVIYLVPPPPEGTKDTRIRNFLSNTLAEVPRKFVLISTTGVYGDARGDWVCEDDPVNPQTDRARRRLDSELVVTDWARQNSVDVVILRVGAIYGPGRVPVERLRRGVTLPPAGSSGFLNRVHVDDLTDVCMAAMSSDAEGIFNVTDGQPLRMIEYMNLVAEIFDLPRVIESSSPSVPELHSNSLRQYLSESRKVNNSRMLDELSVNLRYPTARQGLEASFREMTRSGQLHQD
- a CDS encoding tRNA (cytidine(34)-2'-O)-methyltransferase; this encodes MFNVVLVSPQIPPNTGNIIRLCANSGCRLHLIEPLGFELEDSKLRRAGLDYREWVDVRVHPTYSDFTDIHGNSRNFTFSKFHSNVYTGVDYAPHDNLIFGSELSGLPEFVKSGVDPAHRLRLPMLPDNRSLNLSNAVAIVVYEAWRQNGFAMNVPDCVSD
- a CDS encoding DUF1223 domain-containing protein, with product MLIGRAFFQTLIVAGMAVTTMLTATSLEADSKVKHVFELFTSQSCYSCPPAEKLLGEIIDENDEILGLEFHVDYWDNLVYGSAGKWRDPYSSAEYSKRQRDYNRLRLKGRKGVYTPQMIVNGRHAFVGSKISKANQHIKRESDLVLDLDAVVSESGDLVVSVKGEHDTRANVWLVIYEMKHVTEVPSGENKGKTLENFNVVRDLKSIGKWRGMPVEYETEVGVLDENQHCAVIVQQYDSFLRSVSGPIIGAAICKVAS
- a CDS encoding CopD family protein: MLWTKTFHIVFVVTWFAGLFYLPRLFVYHAQTEDELSRERFKIMERKLYFGISTPSAVLALATGLALWLHYGFTGTWLFYKLLFVIVLVIYHLWCWKYLLDFKKGSNVRSHVFYRWFNEVPVVLLIAIVALVVLKPT
- the infA gene encoding translation initiation factor IF-1, giving the protein MPKEDQIEMNGTVLETLPNTTFRVKLDNDHIITAHISGKMRKNYIRILRGDRVVVQITPYDLTKGRIVYRER